A region of the Kaistia geumhonensis genome:
TGCGGCAGCGGTTCGGTTCCCGGCCGATGTCGCGGTCGACGTGAACGCCGCCGGCTTCCCCGATCGCATCGCCGGCGCCTGGTGGGGCCAGATCGTCGGCGCGGCCGTCGGCACGGCGCTTGAAGGCTATACGGCCGAGAAGCTCGAGCGCGCCTTCGGCCGGATCGACCGCTACATGCGGCCGCCCAACACCTATAACGACGACATCACCTTCGAGCTCGCCTTCCTCTACGCCTTCGCCGACAAGGGCCGCGACGTGACCAGCGCCGATGTCGCGGATCGCTGGGTCGGGCTCATCCCCCTCGGCTGGTCGGCCGAAGCGGTGGCGCTCGACAACATCAAGCGCGGCATCTATCCGCCGCACTCCGCGCTCGACGGCAATCCGTTCGACGAATGGATCGGCGCGCAGATGCGCGGCGCGATCTGCGGTATGGTCGCGCCCGGCAGTGCGCGCGAAGCGGCCCGCCTCGCCTGGCTCGACGCCGAGATCTCGCATGCCGGCAACGGCATCCTCGGCGAGGTCTTCAACGCCGTCCTCGTCGCCCGCGCCTTCGTCACCGACGATTTCCGCGCTCTGACGGAAGAGACGGTCGCGTTGATGCCGGCCGATACGGAATATGGCGCCGTGGTCCGCTTCGCGCTCGATGCTTCGAAATCCTCGCCCGACTGGAAGACGGCCTGGGCGAAGTGCGATGCCGAATATGTCGAGTACAACTGGATCCACGCCTATCCGAACGCGGCGGCGCAGGTCGTCGCGCTCTGGTTCGGCAACGGCGATTTCGACGAGACGCTCGCGATCATCGGCGGCTGCGGCCACGATGTCGATTGCAACGCCGCCCAGATGCTGTCCGCCATCGGCGCGGCCAAGGGCATGGCGGCGATCGACCGCCGCTGGATCGATCCCATCGGCGACGACCTCGTCACCTATATGCGCCGCCCGGCGAAGACCACGACGAGCGCACTGATCGAAATGACCGTCGACGCCATCCGGAGGGCGAAGTGACCATGAAGACGACCCTTGTTCTCGCCGCGCTCGCGACGCTCATCGCCGCGCCCGCCCTCGCGGCCGGTCCGACTTGCGTTTCGAACGCCGACTGGCTCATCGTCGAAAAGCCGCACAAGGACGATGTCGGGAACAGCTACATCGTCCGGAGCAAGAGCGCCTCGCCGCAGGCCGCCTGCTCGACCAAGGCTGCCAAGGGCGACCGCGTGATCGGCACCAATGACGATCCGTTCTTCCTGCTGAAGCTCGCCGGCAACTATCTCATGATCGATGCCGGCACCGGGCCGGACCGCGGGCTGGTCATTTATGACCTCCGCGACGGCAGCGAGATCTTCAGCGGTGGCTATGACGACGAATCCTTCAAGGCGGATGTGGCCGGCGCCAGTTTCTGGACCGAAACAGGCGCCAAGGCGACGCGCAAGAACTGCCCGAACATCGCGGCGATCGAGAAGGACTACCTGACCCCGACCATCGAGGCCAAGGCCCGCTTCGACTTCGCGAAGGGCGCCGTCACCGTCTCCAAGGACACACGCTGCCGCGCCACGCAGTAGCGGAGAAGCCTCGGACGCAACATGCCCGAGACGCAATGGCGCCTCGGGTATCTCTCCTCGCGGGTCACGCCGGCGGCAGCATCTCGATGCCGTAGCGCCCCGCGGCTGCGACGAGACGCGGGATATCCGGCGGCGCCATCGGCGGAAACTGCGTGGCGTCGGCAACCGCGTCGCCTGCCTCGCGGAAGAAGTTCTCATGCAGCCCGCCGGGCAGGTTGATGATCAGCATCTTCGCCGGCGTGCTGCCTGTGTTGCGGAAGCCGTGCGGCATGCCGCGGGGGACGTAGTGGAACGCTCCCGGCCCGCTGGTGACGGTGCTGCCGTCCAGCATGAATTCGAAGCTCCCCTCCAGCACATAGAAGGCTTCGGCGTCGTCGCGCTGGCGATGCGGCGGCGTGCCCTGCCCCGGCGCGGTCACCGCCTCGACGAGCGAGAAGGTGCCTTCGGTATCGGCGGCGAGCGCGCGGAACGTGACGAGCGTTCCGAGCAGGTGGACGGTCGAGCCGGCGGCGGCCGCGGCCGATGGGGAATGCGCGTTCATGGGTTTGTCGTCCTTTCGAGTTCGTGTTACATTTCTCTCGTTATGAGATATTTGTCTTATAAAGGTGCAGAGTGAAGCGTCAAGAGGGTTTCGAGCGCGTCGCGCAGAAGCAGCGCACGCGCAATGCGCTGCTCGAGGCAGCGCGCGAATTGCTGGCAGAGGGGCAACATCCGACGATCGCCGAGGCGGCCGACCGGGCGACGATCTCGCGCGCGACGGCCTATCGCTATTTCTCGACGCCGGAGGCGATGGCGCAGGAGGCGGTGCTCGATGCGATAGCGCATGAGTTCGCGGCGGTGCATTTCCGCAACCTGCCGCCGGATGCGGGCCTCGCCGCGCGGGCCGAGATAGTCGTCGCGGGGATCATCGCGATGGTGCTCGCCAACGAAG
Encoded here:
- a CDS encoding ADP-ribosylglycohydrolase family protein, whose protein sequence is MKAWEYARDLLRNAEPVLLAEEEQTWDASAAIREQDFWLKLFWQSNVPGSGAPESLAVAAVQSLENKGWIVPPHEALLTEGLEAAERGDWERLHAINARLKSVLRAAVPDPDHPSQKTRRFASFEDFAAAVRFPADVAVDVNAAGFPDRIAGAWWGQIVGAAVGTALEGYTAEKLERAFGRIDRYMRPPNTYNDDITFELAFLYAFADKGRDVTSADVADRWVGLIPLGWSAEAVALDNIKRGIYPPHSALDGNPFDEWIGAQMRGAICGMVAPGSAREAARLAWLDAEISHAGNGILGEVFNAVLVARAFVTDDFRALTEETVALMPADTEYGAVVRFALDASKSSPDWKTAWAKCDAEYVEYNWIHAYPNAAAQVVALWFGNGDFDETLAIIGGCGHDVDCNAAQMLSAIGAAKGMAAIDRRWIDPIGDDLVTYMRRPAKTTTSALIEMTVDAIRRAK
- a CDS encoding TetR/AcrR family transcriptional regulator, whose amino-acid sequence is MKRQEGFERVAQKQRTRNALLEAARELLAEGQHPTIAEAADRATISRATAYRYFSTPEAMAQEAVLDAIAHEFAAVHFRNLPPDAGLAARAEIVVAGIIAMVLANEALFRTFLSVSVGGGRRPPAPRGGRRLGWIREALSPVAGELQPGALADLTIGLALLTGIETIVVLRDICGLDDPAIDREARRLARVLVAAALADR
- a CDS encoding cupin domain-containing protein; translated protein: MNAHSPSAAAAAGSTVHLLGTLVTFRALAADTEGTFSLVEAVTAPGQGTPPHRQRDDAEAFYVLEGSFEFMLDGSTVTSGPGAFHYVPRGMPHGFRNTGSTPAKMLIINLPGGLHENFFREAGDAVADATQFPPMAPPDIPRLVAAAGRYGIEMLPPA